From the Bradyrhizobium ontarionense genome, the window TTGATCTCGTCGACGAGGTCCCAGGCCCGCTTGTAGGACATCTCCATGGCGCGGCCGGCGGCCGAGATCGAGCCGTGCCTGTCGATGTTCTCCAGCAGCGCGATCTTGCCCGGCCCGATCCGGCTGCCGCCATCGAGATCGATGCGCAGGCTGAGGGAAGGAAGGGCGCTCGGTTTCGGCATGGATGGTCTGCTCGCGCGGAGGTGAGGCGGACATTGCCACTATCACCTTTTGCGAACAAGATGACCGCAATCCACAAACCGCATGATGGAAATCGGGGGAGAAATGCTGCCTGCGCTGTTTTCACCGCTTAACGTTGGTCCCTATCACCTGAAGCATCGCGTCGTGATGGCGCCGCTGACCCGGATGCGCGCCGACAAGGCGACGCTCGCACCGCGGCCGTTGAACGTCGACTATTATGCCCAGCGTACGACGCCGGGCGGGCTGATCATCGCCGAGGCGACGCCGGTGCTGCCGACCGGCACCGGCAGTCCGAACGTGCCCGGCATCTACAGCGAGGCGCAGATCGCCGGCTGGAAACCTGTCGTCGACGCCGTTCATGCCAGGGGCGGACTGATCTTCCTGCAGCTCTGGCATGTCGGGCGCGTCTCGCATTCCTCGTTCCAGCCGGGCGGGTTGCTTCCGGTGGCGCCGTCGGCGATCGCGATCGGCGATGATCTCAAGGCGATGACATCGGATGGCAAGGTCGTGCCTTACGAGACACCGCGTGCGCTCGACACCGACGAGATCCCCGGCATCGTCGCGGCCTACGGCCAAGCCGCGCGCAACGCGCTCGCCGCTGGCTTCGACGGTGTCGAGGTGCACGGCGCCAACGGCTATCTGATCGAGCAGTTCCTGCAGACGCGCACCAACCAGCGCACCGACCGCTATGGCGGCGGAATCGAGAACCGCAGCCGCTTCCTGCTCGAGGTGACGCAGGCTGTGATCGATGCGTGCGGCGCCGACAAGGTCGGCGTCCGGCTGTCGCCCTACGGCATCGCCAACGGCTCCGGCGAGCCCGAGCCGATGCCGCTCTATACTCACGCAATCCAGGCATTGAACAATCTCGGCATCGCCTATCTGCATCTGATCGAGCCGCGCTCCTCCGGCGCCGGTCGCGCCGACGTCAACTGGCAGAACGTGCCGTCGGCGCTGCAGCTGTTCCGGCCGATCTGGAAGGGCGTGCTCATCGGCGCCGGCGGCTTCACCGGCGAGCCGGCGGAGGCGGCGATCAAGGCCGGCCATGCCGACGCCATCGCGTTCGGCCGCTACTTCATCTCCAATCCGGACTTGCCGCGCCGGCTGCAGCACGGCTGGCCGTTGACGCCGTATCACCGCCCGACCTTCTATGGCGGCGACGCCAAGGGCTATATCGATTATCCGGTCTATGACGAGATGGCGCCCGCTTAGCTCGACTGCGTCACAAGAGCTGAGCAGTCGCGTTTTCATTGTCATTCCGGGGCAATCGTCCATGCGCAGGCGCGAAGCGGCTGCGTGTTGACGATTGAACCCGGATTGACGCCGTGGATGGATGCTTGCCATGCCCAAATCCTCACCTCCCGCCGGCATCGCCTCCGGCCAATGCCTGTGCGGCCGCGTCGCCTTCGAGATCGACGTCCCGGCGCGCTGGGCGTGGCATGATCATTCGGCGCCCAGCCGCCGCGCCCATGGCGCGGCCTACGCCACCTATGTCGGAAGCTGGCGCAAGCGCCTTCGCATCACCTCGGGTGCGGATGCGATCACCCGCTACGAGGACGATAGCGCGAAAGCCACGCGCAGTTTCTGCAGCACCTGCGGCTCGCCTGTGTTCTATCAGCGCGCTCGCTCGCCGCACATGGTGAACATCCCGCGCGCGCTATTTGCAGCACGAACCGGCCGCGAGCCGCTCTATCACGTCGCCATCGAGGAGGCGCCCGACTGGGCCTATATGGGCGCGCCGCTGATGCCGCTGAAGGGATTTCCCGGCGTGGTCTGGCAACGCGCGCAGCGTAGGAAGCGCGGCTCGCGCGAAGGAATGTTCTGACGCGGATGTCCGTACATCACTCCCATGGGCGCGCCGTTCAAAACATGATCGGAAAAAGTCTCTCCGCTGTCATTGCGAGGAGCCGTAGGCGACGAAGCAATCCAGACTGCCGCTGCGGACACACTCTGGATTGCTTCCGCCTTCGCCCGTTGGGCTTCGGCGGACACGTCGCTGCGCTCGCAATGACGCGGTGAGAGTTTGTAAAACAAATAAGACCCGTTGCTCGGAGGGAAACCCACCATGAAGAACCGCACCACCGGACGCTCGGCCTTCCTGGCGCTGCTCAAGGATGAGGGCATCACGCACCTGTTCGGCAATCCCGGCACCACCGAGCTGCCGATCATGCATGCGCTGAAGGATCACCCTGATCTCACCTACGTGATGGCGATGCAGGAGAGCCTGGTGGTGGCGATCGCCGACGGCTTCAGCCGCGCCTCGGGCCATCTCGTCGCCTGCAACGTGCATGTCGCGCCGGGGTTAGGCAATGCCATGGGCGCGCTCTACAACGCGCAGTTCACCGGCACGCCGATGATCCTGACCGCCGGCCAGCAGGAGCAGGGCCACGGCCTGATGGAGCCGCTGCTCTATGGTCCGCTGGTGCGCATGGCGGAGCCGCTGGTGAAATGGGCGGTCGAGGTGACGAGGCTGGAGGACCTGCCGCGCATCGTGCGCCGTGCCGCCAAGGTCGCGACCACGCCGCCGACCGGGCCGGTCTTCATTTCGCTGCCCGGCGACATCCTCAATGCCGAGGCCGGGATCGAGCTCGGTCGCTCGACACGGGTTGACCCACGCGTGCGTCCGTCCACCGAGGCCTTGCAGGCGCTGGCGCAGCGCATCCTAAAAGCGCAGCGGCCGATCATCATCACCGGCGACGAGATCGTCAAGAGCGATGCGTTGCGAGAAGCGGCTGAGTTCGCTGCGGCGATCGGCGCGCCGGTGCATCAGCAGTCGGCGCCCTATGGCGCACACTTCCTGTCCGAGCATCCCTGCTACATCGGCGCGCTGTCGCGGGCGCAGAAGCAGGTGCGCGAGCTGCTGGCGCCGCATGATCTGATGATCGTGCTCGGCGCCGATCCCTTGCGGATGTCCGTGCACAGCGAGACCGAGCCGCTGCCGGACGGCCTGCCGATCGTGCAGATCGGCTTGCTCGATTGGGAGCTTGGGAAGAACTTCGGCGCCGAGATCGCACTCAAGGCCGACGTCCGTGAGACCTTGCAGCAGCTGACGCCCCTGCTGCGCGATCTCGGCGGCGCCGCCCTGCAGGCGCGGGCGCAGGAGCGGATCGCGGGATTGTCGTCGAAGAACTGGAGTGCACGGCGCCGCACGCTCAGCGCTCAGATCGAAGCCGCGCGGGAGCGGATGCCGATCGATCCGGATTATCTCGCGCTTCAGGTCGCCGACGCCATGCCGGAGCACGGCATCCTGGTCGACGAAGGGCTGACCTCGGCGCGCTACATGACGGCGCTGTGGCCCTATCGCGACCGCTACAATTATCACGGCCTCGCCTCCGGCGGCATCGGCTGGGGCCTGCCGGCCTCGGTCGGCGTCAGCCTCGCCAATCCCGATCGTCCCGTCGTGTGCTACTCCGGTGACGGTAGCGCCATGTACTCGATCCAGGCGCTATGGACCGCCGCGCATCACAAGCTGCCGCTCTCGGTCGTGATCGTCAACAATGGCGGCTATCGCATCATCAAGCAGCGGCTGCTGTCGTTCCATGGCGACGACAACTACATCGGCATGGATTTCGCCGATCCGCCGGTGGATTTTGCAGGGCTGGCGCGCTCGCTCGGCTGCGAGGCCTTGCGCATCAGCGATCCCGGTGAGCTGAAGCCGACGCTCTCGGACGCGTTCCGTCGCCCCGGCGCCAAGCTGATCGAGGTCATGGTCAGCAACGCAGTGAATTGAAGGCAGCGCTGTCTCCTCCGCACCGTCGTCATTCCGGGACACGCGGGTCGCCGACAGCGAAGCTGTCTGCGACCCGCGTGAGCCCGGAATCCATATTCACAGGCGGATGTGGTGATGCGAGCTGGACATGACCCCCGTCTCTCCTCACGACCGCCTGTGGTTATGGATTCCGGGCTCATCCAAGTGCAGGACGGCTTCGCCATCCTGCACTTGGATGAGCCCGAATGACGACCTCATGAGCAGCGCCCCAAGAAAGCACTTTACGAATATCAGAATATATGCTTTATTCCCGAAATCCCGCCTCGACACGGAGGGGCGTTGCGCGCGATCGTCACGACACGCGGGGCGGGGAGCGATGGCCGCTGACGTGCCGCAGCGTAGCTTGCTACGCCGACGAACGGTGCGTTGCGGACGTGAAGGCGTGTGGTCCTGGCGCCCCGATGCTGGCGCTAAGTTGGCGGGTGATGATCCCGCTGACGACGGTGGCTATCAAGCCGGACACCGGGGAGAGCGCGCTATAAACGTGAAAACCGTCGCGCGGGGAATGCCGGATGTTCGGCTGAACCTGTGGTGACTGCCGCCTGCTTTCTTTGTTGCAGGCGGGCCATGGGTGAGGCCTTCACCCGGCATTCCCCGCGCCCTCCGTCTTGACGAGGGTGTTCACTGCCAAAAGCTCGGGTGCTCGATCGCACCGCGAGAACGAGAACGTATAATTCGATGACAGCAGCTAAGCTGCAGGGTGCTCAGAGCAAGCCAGCCGTGACAATGGTGGACTCGCGTTGGCGCCCGCTGGACGGTGCGCCCCCTCTCCCCGTTCTTCACGGGGAGAGGGTTGGGGTGAGGGGCAGACGCACGGGTGGTGTTCGCGGAGATACCTGTACCCTCTCACCCGGATGGCATCTGGCGACGCCATCCGACCTCTCCCCGCAAGCGGGGCGAGGTGCACCGAGCAAGCCGCACCGCGGTCGCGCTCCTCTCAGCGCCGCGCATTCGTCGAGTTCCGAAATTCGAGACCTGCTTGATATCAGCATTGAATTCAAAGCGAGCCCCTTCCGCTCGCCGCCCGATCCCGATATGACGCCGCCTTCGTTGTGACTGGAAAAGCGCCATGACCAGGATTGATGCAATCGCCCGTGCCCGTCAGGCCCTGACGAGCGGTGACTTTCTGGCCGAGCTCGGCCGGCGGGTCGCCTATCGCACCGAGAGCCTCAATCCGGAGCGCAAGGACGAGCTCGCCGCATACCTGACGAACGAGCTGACGCCGTCCTTTGCCGAACTGGGCTTCACCTCCGAGATCGTGCCCTCGCCGAGCAGCCGCTCGCCGTTCCTGATCGCCACCTATCACGAGAGCGACAGCGCTCCGACCGTGCTGAGCTATGGCCATGGCGACACCGTCGACGGCATGGCCGGGGAATGGCGCGACGGGCGCGATCCCTGGGCCGTGACGCCGGTCGGCAACCGCGCCTATGGCCGCGGCACCGCCGACAACAAGGGCCAGCACAGCATCAACATGGCGGCGCTGCGCGCCGTGCGCGAGGCGCGCGGCGGCACGCTCGGCTTCAATGCCAAGTTCATCATCGAGATGGGCGAAGAGATCGGCTCGCCCGATCTCGCCAAGGTGGCCGATCTGCATCGTGAGGCCTTGAAGGCCGACGTCTTCATCGGCTCGGACGGCCCGCGGCTGTCGACCGCGCGCCCGACCATCTTTCTCGGCTGCCGCGGCGGCGTGCGGCTGCACCTCGACGTCAATCTGCGTGACGGCGGCAATCATTCCGGCAATTGGGGCGGCGTGCTGGCCAATCCCGCCACCATTCTCGCCAATGCCGTCGCCACGCTGGTCGACGGCCATGGTCGCATCAAGCTCGACTCCTTGAAGCCGCCGCGCCTCACCAATGCGATCCGCGCCATCCTGGCGGATGTAAAGGTCGAGCCGACCGCCGACGAGCCGGCGCTGTCGGACAATTGGGGCGAGGAGGGGCTGACGCCGGCGGAGCGGCTCTTTGCCTGGAACACGCTCGAGGTGCTCGCAATCTCCTCAGGCAACATCGACAAGCCGGCGAATGCGATTCCGGGCCGCGCCCGCGCCGTGCTGCAGCTGCGCTTCGTGGTCGGCACCAAGGTCGACAGCATCGTCGCCGACGTGACAAATCATCTCGCCGCGCATGGTTTTCCGATGGTCGAGGTCAGCTCGGCGCAGAGCTTCATGGCCTCGCGCGCCGATCTCGACAGCCCGTGGATCAAATGGGCCGCCGACTCGATCCGGATGAGCACCGGCAAAGCGCCTGCCGTGCTGCCGAACTTCGGCGGCTCGCTGCCCAATGACGTCTTTGCTGACGTGTTGAAGATGCCGACGATGTGGGTGCCGCATTCCTATCCCGGCTGCTCGCAGCATGCGCCCGACGAGCACATTCTTCTGGATGTCACAGAAGAGGCGCTCGGTCTGATGGCCGGCCTGTTCTGGGATCTCGGCGAATTGCAGAAGCCGTTGTGAGCTGGGAAGGGAGCATGAGCACACATTCACCCGCGGGCTTGGTGCTCACCTCTCCCCTATTGCGCCTAATCGCGTCCGTGGCCGTCCTTCGAGACGCCCGCCTTTGGCGAGCTCCTCAGGACGAGGACTGAGTTCATGGCGAGATCCAAGACCCTCATGGTGAGGAGCGACGCGCCGATGAGGCAAATGGATCGCGAGGTCGTCGCGCGCGGCGCGTCTCGAACCATGAGGCCCGCCTGTATGCGATTGCGTTGCCGTGCGGGAACCGTCCGATTGAGACTTTCGTCTGGTCGCGGAGCCCGCCCCGGCCTTCGCAGTTTACCATCACGACGTTCTGCGCTGCCGCGTCGGCCCGAATGTCTTGTCGAAAGGGGCGCGGGACAGGCAATTTGTCGCAAGCGTCCGAGTACTTCCCGCCGTCAGGCGGTCTATGGTGCCCGCGCCCGCGCGGCTGGAGATCGTCCGGCGGCGGGCAGGATCAGTTTGAATTCGCTCTGGTTTATGCAAGCATCCGGCTATCGGCCGGATTGAGGAGATCAGTTATGAAGCAGCTTCGCCTAATGGGTCTTGCCTTCGCCGCCGCGCTCTGCGCCGGCCAGGTGCAGGCTGAGGAATTGACCGGGACGTTGAAGAACATCAAGGAGACCGGCGCCATCACGCTCGGCGTGCGCGACTCCTCGATTCCGTTCTCCTACCTCGACGACAATCAGAAGCCGATCGGCTTCGCCATCGACATCTGCATGGGCATCGTCGATGCCGTGAAGAAGGAGCTCAAGCTCGACAAGCTCGAGGTCAAGCTCAATCCCGTGACGTCGTCGACCCGCATTCCGCTGCTCGCCAACGGCACCATCGATCTCGAATGCGGCTCGACCACCAACAATGCCGACCGCCAGAAGCAGATCTCCTTCACCAACACCCACTTCCTGACCGCGAGCCGCTACGTCTCGAAGAAGGCGAGCAACATCAACGCGATTGATGATCTGAAGGGCAAGACGGTCGTGTCGACCGCCGGCACCACCAACATCAAGCAGCTCACGGAAGCCAATGCCGCGCGCAATCTCGGCATCAACATCATCCCGGCCAAGGATCATGCCGAGGCCTTCCTGATGGTCGAGACCGATCGCGCCGTCGCCTTCGTGATGGACGACATTCTTCTGGCAAGCCTCGTCGCCGGCTCGAAGGATCCGGCCGCCTACGTCGTCTCCAAGGATGCGTTCTCGAAGCCCGAGCCCTACGGCATCATGCTGCGCAAGGACGATCCGCAGTTCAAGAAGGTCGTCGATGCCGCGACCGCCAAGATCTACACCAGCGGCGAGGGCGCCAAGCTGTACGACAAGTGGTTCATGCAGAAGATCCCGCCGAAGGGTCTGAACTTGAACACCCCGCTGTCGGCGGAGCTGAAGGCCGAGTTCGCCAAGCCGTCGGATTCGCCGGATCCGGATTCGTACAAGCCGTAAGTTGAGAGTGTGCACAGTTCGTGCGGCAGACTCGGTGCTCACCTCTCCCCGTTTGCGGGGGCGCGACGAGCTTCGCTCGCGCTGAGAGGTCGGATTGCATCGCAAGATGCAATCCGGGTGAGGGGGTACAGGTCTCTCCACGGGCACTCCCCGTGCGTCTGCCCCTCACCCCGACCCTCTCCCCGTAAGAACGGGGAGAGGGAGCGCACCGTCCGGGGGGATAGCTCGGATCCAATTTTGAGGTGGCGTAGCCACACTGGCCCGTGGATTGCATCAGCTGGACGGAATGAGCTTGATCTAACGACCTCGATCCTATCAGCTGATTGCATCGGCTCAGCGCCAAGCTAACTCTGTCTGGATGTCCCCGTGAACTACACCTGGAATTGGCACATCTTCCTGGAGCCGAACCCGACCGGGGCCGGTACCTATTTCGACATGCTGCTGGCGGGGCTGAAGGTCACGATCGTGACGTCGCTGACCGCCTGGGTGATCGCGCTGATCTGCGGCACGATCGTCGGCATCCTGCGCACGCTGCCTTCGAAGGCGGCCGGCTGGATCGGCTTCGCCTATGTCGAATTCTTCCGCAACATGCCGCTGTTGGTGCAGCTGTTCCTGTGGTTCTTCGTGCTGCCGGAGCTGCTGCCGCGGACCGCCGGTCTGTGGCTGAAGCAGATGCCGAATGCGCCGTTCTTCACCGCCGCGGTCGGCATCGGCCTGTTCATGTCGGCGCGCGTCGCCGTGCAGCTGGCGGCCGGCATCGGCTCGCTGCCGCGCGGTCAGAAGCTGGCCGCGACCGCGCTCGGCCTCACCACGCTCCAGGCCTACCGTTACGTACTGCTGCCGATGGCCTTCCGCATCATCCTGCCGCCGCTGACGTCCGAATTTCTCAACACGGTCAAGAACAGCGCGGTCGCGATCACGATCGGCCTGATCGAGCTGACGGGCGCTGCGCGCGCCATGCAGGAATTCTCGTTCCAGGTGTTCGAGGCCTTCAGCGCCGCCACGCTGATGTATCTCGTCATCAACATCGTCGTCGTGATCGGCATGCGGCTGCTCGAGCGTGCCGTGGCGATCCCCGGCTACATCACGGGCAAATGAGATGCTGGCCAATTTCGATTTCGACGTCATCCGCCGCTCGCTAGCGTACCTCTTCATCGACGGCATGACCTTCACGCTGACGCTGACCGCGCTGGCGGCGGCGGGCGGCCTCGTGTTCGGCACCATGATCGCGCTGATGCGCCTGTCCGGCTATCGCGTGATGGGCTGGATCGCCGGGCTCTATGTCGACTTCATGCGCTCGCTGCCGCTGGTGCTGGTGATCTTCTGGTTCTACTTCCTGGTGCCATATATCGGGCAGTGGATCACCGGATCGTCCCGCCCGATCAAGGTCGGTGCGTTCGCGTCCTCGCTGATCACCTTCATCCTGTTCGAGGCGGCCTATTTCTCCGAGATCATGCGTGCCGGCATCCAGTCGATCTCGCGCGGGCAGCCGGCCGCGGCCTCGGCGCTCGGCCTGACCTATGCGCAGACGATGCGCTACGTCGTGCTGCCGCAGGCCTTCCGCAACATGCTGCCGGTGCTGCTGACCCAGACCATCGTGCTGTTCCAGGACACTTCGCTGGTCTACGTGCTCTCGATCCCGGACTTCCTCGGTGCTGCCTCCAAGGTCGCCCAGCGCGACGGCCGCCTGGTCGAGATGTATCTGTTCGCGGCCCTGATCTACTTCACCATCTCCTGTATCGCGTCCTACTGCGTCCGCCGCCTGCAGTCGCGCATCGCCATCATCAGGTAGTCGGCTCCCATGATCGAAATCAGCCACGTCAACAAATGGTACAGCCCGAGCTTCCAGGTGCTGAAGGACTGCTCCACCTCCGTCGCCAAGGGCGAGGTGGTGGTGGTCTGCGGGCCCTCGGGCTCCGGCAAATCGACCCTGATCAAATGCGTCAACGCGCTGGAGCCGTTCCAGGACGGCTCGATCACCATCGACGGCCTCAAGGTCAATGATCCCAAGACCAACCTGCCGAAGCTGCGCTCGCGCGTCGGCATGGTGTTCCAGCACTTCGAGCTGTTTCCGCATCTGAAGATCATCGACAATCTCTGCCTCGCCCAGCAGAAGGTGCTGGGGCGCGGCCATGAGGAAGCGGTTGCCAGGGGCATGAAGCTGCTGGAGCGCGTCGGTCTCAAGGAGCAGGCGGAGAAGTTTCCGGCGCAGCTCTCGGGAGGCCAGCAGCAGCGCGTAGCGATCGCGCGGGCGCTCGCGATGGATCCGATTGCGATGCTGTTCGACGAGCCGACCTCGGCGCTCGATCCGGAGATGATCAGCGAGGTGCTCGACGTCATGGTCGATCTCGCCCGCGAGGGCATGACCATGATGGTCGTGACCCACGAGATGGGCTTCGCCAAGAAGGTTGCCCACCGCGTCATCTTCATGGACCGCGGCGAGATCGTCGAGGATGCCAAGAAGGAGGATTTCTTCGGCACCCCGCGCAGCGAGCGCGCGCAGCAGTTCCTGTCGAAGATCCTGTCGCATTGAGGGAGTTGTCGTTTGCGGGCCATGGTTCTGTCGCCGCATAAGTGCATGGAGTTCGTGTCCACGTCTCTCCGCGTCGTCATGGCCGGGCTTGTCCCGGCCATCCACGTCGACCGGCCCAGAGGAGCGACGTGGATGCCCGGGACAAGCCCGGGCATGACGAGTAATTCATCGGCAGATGCTCTTTTGGCCCGATACCCGACAACTCATAGTTCGAACGTGAATTACTAGGAGACACGTCCTTGGACCCGATCGCTTACGTCAATGGCGCCTTCGTTCCCCTGTCGGAGGCCAAGGTCTCGATCCTCGACCGCGGCTTCCTGTTCGCCGACGGCATCTACGAGGTGGCGGCGGTGCTCGACGGCAAGCTGGTCGACAGTGCCCCGCACCTTGCCCGGCTGGAGCGCTCGGTCGGCGAGATCGGCCTGGCGCTGCCGGAGAGCCTGGCGCGCATCGAGGAGCTGCAGAAGGAGCTGGTCGCGCGCAACGGCCTCGACCAGGGCATGGTCTATCTGCAGGTCACGCGCGGCGCCGACAAAAGCCGCGACTTTCCGTTTCCGAAGGGCGACGTCAAGCCGACGCTGGTGATGTTCGTGACCGCCAAGAACATCGTCGACGCGCCCTCGGCCAAGACCGGCATCGGCGTCATCACCGTGCCCGACATCCGCTGGGAACGGCGCGACATCAAGAGCGTGGCGTTGCTGGCGCAGGTGCTGGCCAAGCAGGCCGCCGCTGCGGCCGGCGCCGGCGAAGCCTGGATGGTCGAGGATGGCCACGTCACCGAAGGCGGTTCATCTTCGGCCTTCATCCTGACCAGGGACGACGTCATCGTGACGCGGCCGAACTCGAACGCGATCCTGCCGGGCTGCACCCGCAAGGCGGTGGTGAAGCTCGCCGAGGAGCGCCAGCTCAAGGTCGAGGAGCGGCTGTTCACGGTGGAGGAAGCGCTCGCCGCCAAGGAAGCCTTCATCACCAGCGCGAGCTCGTTCGTGCAGCCGGTGGTGACGATCGACGGCAAGCCGGTCGGCGACGGCAGACCGGGGCCTGTGGCTGCGCGCCTGCGCGAGATCTATGTCGATTTTGCGCGTGCGACCGCGGTGTAAGGAGGAGCGCAGCGACAGAGCAGGTGCAGCATCGAAACACCGTTTGCATCGTCCGGCGCTTTGCTATCGTGGCGCCGAACGACACAAAAAACAGGGAGGAGTTTCGATGATCTATCGTCTCAGTCTGCTCGCGGCGGCCGCCATCTTGGGCGCCGTGCCTCTGGCAGGACCGGCAATGGCCGATGACGGCTGGGTGACCCTGGTCGATGCCACGACCAAGGCCGACTTCAGCGAGGTCGGCAAGGCCAATTGGGAGATGAAGGACGGCGCGCTGTCAGCCGACAAGCTCGACGGCAAGGATCCGTCCTATCTGGTGACCAAGACCAGCTACAAGGATTTCCAGATCAAGGCCGAGTTCTGGGTCGACGACGCCGCCAACAGCGGCATCTTCATCCGCTGCGACCAGGCCGAGAAGATCGACTCCAACATCTGCTACGAGGTCAACATCTTCGACAAGCGGCCCGACCCGAAATACGGCACCGGCGCCATCGTCGATGTGTCGAAGGTCGAGCCGATGCCGAAGGCCGGCGGCAAGTGGAACACCTACGAGATCACCGCCAAGGGCACCCGGCTGACCGTTATTCTCAACGGCGAGAAGACCGCCGACGTCGATGACAGCAAGCACGCGGCGGGACCGATCGCCCTGCAATACGGCTCGGGCGTGGTGAAGTTCAGGAAGGTGCAGATCAAGCCGCTCTAGCGGCCGCGCATTCCGGGCAGCGGCGCTGGCCGCGACTGGCGCGTGAGAGGCTCTTGCAGTACCAGCGGCGCGCCATCATCTGCAGGGGATGGCGGGCCAGACGGGCCAGCGTCACCAGTTCGAGCATGGCGGGCATTGCAGGCTCCTTTAATCTTTTCCGGCATTGACGAGATGGGGCGGCACTTCGTTTATGGAAGTGCCGCCCCAGTCGCATCAGCCATGCAGCTTCTTGGCGGTTTCGGCGATGACGCGGCCCTGATAGCGCGCCCCGGCCAACTCGTTCTCGCTCGGCTGCCGGCTGCCGTCACCGCCGGTGATGGTGGTCGCGCCGTAGGGCGAGCCGCCGGTGACCTCGTCGAGCTTCATCTGGCCGGCGAAGCCGTAGTTGAGGCCGACGATGGTCATGCCGAAGTGCAAGAGGTTGGTGATGATCGAAAACAGCGTCACTTCCTGTCCGCCATGCTGGGTCG encodes:
- a CDS encoding 3-keto-disaccharide hydrolase codes for the protein MIYRLSLLAAAAILGAVPLAGPAMADDGWVTLVDATTKADFSEVGKANWEMKDGALSADKLDGKDPSYLVTKTSYKDFQIKAEFWVDDAANSGIFIRCDQAEKIDSNICYEVNIFDKRPDPKYGTGAIVDVSKVEPMPKAGGKWNTYEITAKGTRLTVILNGEKTADVDDSKHAAGPIALQYGSGVVKFRKVQIKPL